A genomic region of Phoenix dactylifera cultivar Barhee BC4 unplaced genomic scaffold, palm_55x_up_171113_PBpolish2nd_filt_p 001164F, whole genome shotgun sequence contains the following coding sequences:
- the LOC103723301 gene encoding probable pectate lyase 5, with amino-acid sequence MIHQYHLLLASCILLLSLPFPLSPPPFLAAGAGAGAFLHPNSTHHPYAHPDPESVVREVQRQVETSRRRALLEAKNKDLASGSCLTGNPIDDCWRCFGDWQSDRQRLADCGLGFGRGTLGGKGGPIYVVTDPSDNDPVNPAPGTLRYGAIQEGPLWIVFTADMTIHLKEELLVNSFKTIDGRGFNVQIADGACITLQYVSDVILHNLHIHHCVPTGEANVRSSPTHYGWRGRSDGDGVSIYSARNIWVDHCSLSYCADGLIDAIMGSTAITISNNYFSHHNEVMLLGHRDDYLPDSGMQVTIAFNHFGEALVQRMPRCRLGHFHVVNNDFSQWEMYAIGGSANPTINSQGNRYTAPSDPNAKEVTKRVDTDEKDWAGWNWRTEGDIMVNGAFFVPSGEGLEVTYAKAESLDPKPAALIDQLTMNAGVLGGPRDNEVGTGYSGVNNGGLTADGGGGGAGGGAGGGAGYGYLGMVFGSGAPSSPSHCHSILLLSSSLIVALFSILCLHPS; translated from the exons ATGATCCACCAGTACCACCTCCTCCTCGCTTCCTgcattctcctcctctctctcccatTCCCCCTGTCTCCGCCTCCCTTCCTCGccgccggcgccggcgccggcgcGTTCCTCCACCCCAACTCCACACACCATCCCTACGCCCACCCCGACCCCGAATCCGTCGTCCGCGAAGTCCAAAG GCAAGTGGAGACCTCTCGGCGGCGAGCTTTGCTCGAGGCCAAGAACAAGGACCTGGCGTCGGGCTCGTGCCTGACCGGCAACCCGATCGACGACTGCTGGCGGTGCTTCGGCGACTGGCAGTCGGACCGGCAGCGGCTGGCGGACTGCGGCCTGGGCTTCGGCCGCGGCACCCTGGGCGGCAAGGGCGGCCCTATCTACGTGGTCACCGACCCCTCGGACAACGACCCGGTGAACCCGGCCCCGGGCACCCTCCGCTACGGCGCCATCCAGGAGGGCCCCCTCTGGATCGTCTTCACCGCCGACATGACCATCCACCTCAAGGAAGAGCTCCTCGTCAACAGCTTCAAGACCATCGACGGCCGCGGCTTCAACGTCCAGATCGCCGACGGCGCCTGCATCACCCTCCAGTACGTCTCCGACGTCATTCTCCACAACCTCCACATCCACCActgcgtccccaccggcgaggcCAACGTCCGCTCCTCCCCGACCCACTACGGCTGGCGCGGCCGATCCGACGGCGACGGCGTCTCCATCTACAGCGCGCGCAACATCTGGGTAGACCACTGCTCCCTGTCCTACTGCGCCGACGGCCTGATCGACGCCATCATGGGCTCCACGGCCATCACCATCTCCAACAACTACTTCTCTCACCACAACGAGGTGATGCTCCTCGGCCATAGAGACGACTACTTGCCGGATTCCGGGATGCAGGTGACCATCGCCTTCAACCACTTCGGTGAGGCGCTGGTGCAGCGAATGCCCCGCTGCCGCCTCGGGCACTTCCACGTCGTCAACAACGACTTCTCCCAGTGGGAGATGTACGCCATCGGTGGCAGCGCCAACCCCACCATTAACAGCCAGGGCAATCGCTACACCGCCCCTTCCGACCCCAACGCCAAGGAG GTGACCAAGAGGGTGGACACGGACGAGAAGGACTGGGCCGGGTGGAACTGGAGGACGGAGGGAGACATCATGGTGAACGGAGCCTTCTTCGTGCCCTCCGGGGAGGGGCTCGAGGTCACCTACGCCAAGGCCGAGAGCCTCGACCCCAAGCCGGCCGCCCTCATCGACCAACTCACCATGAACGCGGGCGTCCTCGGCGGCCCCAG GGATAACGAGGTGGGGACGGGCTATTCTGGGGTCAACAATGGAGGCTTGACGGCAGACGGCGGAGGTGGTGGGGCCGGTGGTGGGGCCGGTGGTGGAGCAGGATATGGATACCTTGGGATGGTGTTTGGCAGCGGCGCACCATCATCTCCTTCACACTGCCACTCCATTTTACTTTTGTCTTCCTCTTTAATTGTTGCTCTCTTCTCTATACTGTGCTTGCATCCTTCATAG